The DNA segment CCCAAGCAGGAGTATCTTCAAGCGATCAATGTTTCTTTTTGAACTTTATTCCGCTCAAAATAGAATCCAGCGCGCCCTCTTTGCCTCTTAACGAGTTGAAGATCACCATATAGACGTGCACGGGCAGGAATACCAGCACGATCCACATCAAAACGCGGTGAATGATCCGCACGTTGGCAAGCCCGCCAAAAAGCGCCTCGAACGGACGCATAACGCCGTAGATCAAGCCGCCAAACCCGTCGTGATAGACGTGCGCGTATAGGATAAGCCCCGTCAAGCATAGCAGGAAAAACGCGACGTAAAGCCCGCTATAGGCTACGAACTGAAGCGGGTTATACGCGCCCTTCAGATGCGGGTGTTTGCCGATCAGCAGATAGTATTTGATCTGATCGATCCACGTTTTAGGGCTTAGCGCGTCGCTAAAAGAGCCGCGCTCTAGTTTTTCCGCCCCGTTTTTCGAGGCGAAAAAGTAATATATCTTAAACAGCGTAACGGCGATCAGCGCAAAACCAAATATCTCGTGCCACATACGCATTCTCGCGTTTAGAAACAGATTCGGCTCGCCCGAAATCGCGGGAGAGACGAAAACGGCTCCGATATAAAAACCCGTAATCGTCAGCGCGACGATCGACAAGGCTCTAACCCAATGAATTACGCGCGTTACGGCGCTAAACTCGACCTCGACCTCTCTGGTTTCAACAGCCTCTTGTGCCATATTGGTATCCTCCGCCTCTAGCAGGTCGCGCCGTTATCGAGCGTAACCTTATGAGAGCTCATGTTAGCGCCGTTCGCGTCCATCACATGCACCGCGCACGCGATACACGGATCGTAGGAGTGGATTTTGCGGATAATCTCCAGCGGTTTGGACAGATCGGCTATCTTTAATCCGATTAGGCACTCCTCGTAAGAGCCGCGCTGATTTTGCGAATCTTTTGGCGAAGCGTTCCACGTCGAAGGCACGACGGCTTGATAGTTTTCGATCAAGCCGTTTTTGATCCTCACCCAGTGGCTAAGCGTCCCGCGCGGCACATGCCCGATATAACGCCCTTTATACTCTTTGTTTTTATCGATAATATAGGGCGCGCAGGTGGATTGATCGACTTTGAGGTTCGCCGCGAGGTTGTTGAAGGCGGCAAGCGCGTTATCGGCGATCACCTTCGCTTCGATCATACGGCAGGCGGTGCGCCCAAGCGTGGAGAATACCGCGCCTACGGGCAAGCCCGTGTCCTTGAGGAATCCCTCGACGACCTTGCCGACTCGTTCGTTGCCTTTTACGTAGTTCACGACGATATTCGCCAACGGTCCCACCTGCATAGGCTTGCCGTCGTAGCGCGGCGCTTTGATCCACGAGTATTTGCCTCTTTCGTCTATCAGCGGCGCTTTGACGCTTCTGCCGTTTCCGTCGATCGTGTCCGCTTCCTTGAAGCCCGTATAGCTCGGATCGGTTTCGCCGTCGTATGGGTGAAGCGGCGCGTCTTTCTTATACCACGATCTAGTCGCCTCTTCGGTGATCTTATCCTCGTCCACTTCATAAACCTTGCTAATGTCGCCGCCTAGGATAATGCCGCTATCAAA comes from the Helicobacteraceae bacterium genome and includes:
- the cybH gene encoding Ni/Fe-hydrogenase, b-type cytochrome subunit, translating into MAQEAVETREVEVEFSAVTRVIHWVRALSIVALTITGFYIGAVFVSPAISGEPNLFLNARMRMWHEIFGFALIAVTLFKIYYFFASKNGAEKLERGSFSDALSPKTWIDQIKYYLLIGKHPHLKGAYNPLQFVAYSGLYVAFFLLCLTGLILYAHVYHDGFGGLIYGVMRPFEALFGGLANVRIIHRVLMWIVLVFLPVHVYMVIFNSLRGKEGALDSILSGIKFKKKH